The Macaca fascicularis isolate 582-1 chromosome 1, T2T-MFA8v1.1 genome includes a window with the following:
- the LOC107130658 gene encoding LOW QUALITY PROTEIN: putative olfactory receptor 10J6 (The sequence of the model RefSeq protein was modified relative to this genomic sequence to represent the inferred CDS: substituted 1 base at 1 genomic stop codon), with translation MQRKNFTEVAEFVFLGFSRFYKHQITLFVVFLIMYTLTVAGNAIIVTIIHFDRHLHTPMYFFLSTLASSERVYTLVIIPQMLSSLVAQTQPISLAGCTTQLFFFVTLAINNYFLLTVMGYDRYVAICNPPRYMVIMSTRVCVQLVCGAFSIGLAMVAVQVTSIFTXPFGLRVVGHFFCDILPAMKLSCINTTVNEIINFVVSLFVILVPMGLVFISYVLIISTILKIASTEGWKKTFVTCASHLTVVIVHYGCASIAYLKPKSENSTEQDLLLSATYTIIAPLLNPVVYSLRKKEVKDALCRGMGRNIS, from the coding sequence ATGCAAAGAAAGAACTTCACAGAAGTAGCAGAGTTTGTTTTCCTGGGATTCTCCAGATTCTACAAACATCAGATCACTCTCTTTGTGGTTTTTCTCATCATGTACACATTAACCGTGGCTGGCAATGCCATCATCGTGACCATCATCCACTTTGACCGTCACCTCCACACTCCCATGTACTTCTTCCTGAGCACGTTGGCTAGCTCTGAGAGAGTGTACACACTGGTCATCATTCCACAGATGCTCTCGAGCCTGGTAGCCCAGACCCAGCCAATCTCTCTAGCAGGTTGTACTACCCAACTGTTCTTCTTTGTTACCTTGGCCATCAACAATTACTTCTTGCTCACAGTGATGGGCTATGACCGCTATGTGGCCATCTGCAACCCCCCGAGATACATGGTCATCATGAGCACGAGGGTGTGTGTCCAGCTGGTGTGTGGAGCCTTTAGCATTGGGCTGGCCATGGTAGCTGTCCAGGTAACATCCATATTTACCTGACCTTTTGGTCTCAGGGTGGTTGGTCATTTCTTTTGTGACATCCTCCCTGCCATGAAACTCTCCTGTATTAATACCACTGTCAATGAGATAATCAATTTTGTTGTCAGTTTATTTGTCATCCTGGTCCCCATGGGTCTGGTCTTCATCTCCTATGTCCTCATCATCTCCACTATCCTCAAGATTGCCTCAACTGAGGGCTGGAAGAAGACGTTTGTCACCTGTGCTTCCCACCTCACTGTGGTCATTGTCCATTATGGCTGTGCCTCCATTGCCTACCTCAAGCCCAAGTCAGAAAACTCTACAGAACAAGACCTCCTTCTGTCAGCGACCTACACCATCATCGCTCCCCTGCTGAACCCTGTTGTTTACAGCCTAAGGAAGAAGGAGGTCAAGGATGCCCTATGCAGGGGCATGGGCAGAAACATTTCTTAA